The genomic region GCTCACCACCAGGACTACAATCACGTCTTTCTTTCACGGTTTCAACGGTTGCAAGCATACAAAAGCAACAGCAACGCATGCAGTGATGCACACAAGAGCGATCAGGGGAAACACCCAAATTGTACAGCACAAGACACCTTACAGTACGCTGCCCGTTAAGACATTTCAAACGATTCTATGTTTGGCAGACAGCCACGAGAGCTAGGATTCCCAGAAAACAGGGGTCGATTGTTCTCCTGCTCACCTGATCGAGCCGCAGAGCCCCTCCTTCAAAGCGCTGCGCTCTCAGCCGCTTGGCGATTGCGTGCAGGTTCAGCACGGCCTGGTGGATCTCGTCGATGGGGTGCTCCGGGTCGCAGGGTGGAAGCTCCTCAACGGTGAAGAGCTTGTCCGGGGCGTCGATCATGCTCTGGGCGTGGTCGTAACTCAGCTTGATGCAGGAGCGGATCACAGAGCGACCGAACCACTCGCTCAAGAtctgaggagagagaacagagaagatCATCGTGGGATTTAAACAGAGGAGTTAGTGTTGAataatcttttacttttttagatcaggagatgaataaataaataaaccagaTACACAACCAATTCTGCGTGGaagtatatttgtattaatgtattttggcaagtaaattttaaactgctacagcaaaattccctgatattccatgccccaaaaatgataaaaaaaaatcccctgaCTTTCCagaattccatgatattccagaaattccatgaccacTGGGAACCCTGTCCAAAATTCCCAAACTAGGCTAAAGAAAGCACTTTGGGCTTGTCTATCATACAAGATAAAAGACTCAAACACTGGACAGCCTAAGCTCAAACAAGACTTCCTACCTTGCCCTCAGGAGAAAGCTTCCATATGACAGAGAAAGTGAGTCGATCCGTCAGGGGGTTAAGGCTACACAGCTCCTCACATAGAAGACGTGGCAACATAGGAATCACCTGTGTGAGGCAAACATGAAAATATAatcaaacaataacaaacaatgcCATGGCAATACAGTGTCTAGAATGCACTAATGTCTACATTCATTAATGTACATTCATGTCTGCTTGGAAAACAGAACTTCTGATATGTTGTGAACAGGTAAACAAACAGCCTTTAAGGTTGCTGAGTGAAataaaggaacacacacacattcaattatTGTGACAAGTTTTTAATTGGAAGACTCCTTCACCTAGCCACTCTCATTTACCCTTGAAACTCTGGGATTGACGCAAAAGATGAGTGCCTGGAATTTACCATAGTAAAATagaacaaacatacacagcatGTGAAATGTTGaaataacaaacaaatgaattacCTTCTGAACCAAATAAACACTCGTAGCTCTTCTACTGGCAATAAAATCCAGTGCATTTCCCTCTTCAACAAAATAACTGACATCTGCAATATGAACTCCAACCTCAAAGTTCCCTGCGtagaaatgaaaaatgaaataaacaacaaGGCTACAGAGAAAtaacaaatgtcttactttaatattataaataatagaAAGACAAGTAGAACTGCATACCATCGGGTAGCTGTTTGCAGGACAAGGCATCGTCTAAATCTCTGGCAGTAGCTGGGTCAATTGTGAAAATGCATTCTTTTCTGTATGTAataaacagggagagaggggttaGATTACTTCAGTGTTTAGTCTTACCACAAGCATTTACATAATAAATAGGTCTGACAATCCTATGATGAACCCTAACTCCAGTCTAGTTAGACAGTATCATGAACAGTCCAGTTTCCTGTATAGTTCTTGGTGGTGATGGAAGTTTGAATGTGAATGCACCCTCAAAGACACTTATGATGATTTTATTCCTATCAAATTCATTGAATTCAATATGCTATAGAATATTTAGGGGGTGACTAAACTAGGAAAGCCAAGTACTTCGCACCATGAAGACTCTTCACCTTAAATCTCGCCTCCTGGCAATCTCCTCAGGTGGGATGGTCCATGGTAGAGCCTGGGGCAGACAGGCCAGGACGTCATCGGAGAACTCTGAGAAGTCAACGTCATACTCCATGAGGATGCCCTCTGTCTCTGGCTCGATCTCTCCCGCCTGACCCAGGGTCTTGGCGAGGCGcctacacacaaatgtgcacaaaGAGTTTAAAAACgaataatgtttttttgtcggtaaaaacaaaacacttacTGTATAGTGAAAACAACCTCCACTGCCTTTAGTTCTAGCTCAAACCTTCACCTACCCCTCAGCAAAGTTGTTATCTGCTGGCCAGTGAGTGATCCGACAGACAAACAGCGTGTTAGCATAGTCCCCTGGACGGGACACGAAGTCTGCCGGACAGTCCGCAAGCGGAACGTTCACTCGTGGGACACGATGGTCCACGGGGGCGAACATGGCAAAGTTCTTATCCGGGAGAAACTTAATGAAACCTGACGCTGCCCGAGAGTGTTTCTGCTCCACGATGTAAACcacctagaacacacacaacaaagacaGTGCCAATGCACAGAAAAGTATTTCTGAGGTTTATTTTCCTGTCCATGGCTAAAGATGGAATGACCGGTGGGGGACAGTATAGTTTCCTGGACACGGCATGCATGCAGTCATTACATGGTGCGGACTCACTGCACCACATGTCCACAACAGCAAAACTGGTACACTTTGgagacacaaatgcacacatatatgcatCCGCGTTATGGGTACACAGACATTTGGACTGTGCTATACTTCAGCCGATTTGCTGATGGCTCTAAGGGCTTAAGTGTAACTGAAGGACTGGCAGTTGGTCATGGGAAAGTCTCTGAATAATGCTTGAGGTGTACCTTGATATATCTATTTTTGTCTCTGGTACTGATTTGTCTTAACAGATCATGAGTTCAACGAAACACTAACGAAGGAAGGTGCCAACTTCACAATCCCAGTCAAACGCTAATGGTGCGTCATCAATATAGTAGATGTTGTGCCCTCTGATGTGTTATAACACTTAAGGGTAGGTTAGTGTTGGGCATCAGTACATGCATGTGAGGTTTGCCAATGTAGTTTGGTCCCCAACCAATAGTGCACATAATTTAACATCTTGGCATGACAAAGCTACCATCCCCTTTACTCAGTCTTACAGAAAAAATGCTTAAGAAACATAAAGTTTAatttaaagtattcatttaaCAAGTATTCCATTTTTGTTCTGAAGAACAAGGAAAGTTTAGACCGCTATAAATATTGGGCTTACCTTCCCTGTCCTCTGAAGCACCCGCTCAGTAGAGGCCCGTGAGTTACAGTCATGGTCAGCTTTTTGTGGGGTATCTGGAgctacacacattcattcagaaTTAGTTTGCATAAGTATGTCAAGGTGCAGCATACATATAGTATATCTGACAGACAAAGTAAAGAATACATGGCCAGCCAAGATTTACACTAAATGATGAATGCCTTTTAGGTATTATGATATTTTGATGACAAACCAAAGTAAAAACAGGCTAGATCCCCCCACACAAAATATCCCTACATCACAATCTTGGGATAAATCTACCTGGTATGGTTACATGGTATCTAAAACTATTTGAGCACTCATATGCCGCAGAAGTGGCCTAAGTGCATCCAGCATTAATGTTTAAACCACATGTCTCTGTGAGCACAGGATGAAGGTGGAAAGACACCTTTTCCTTGAAGACTGATGTTACGAACACCCTGAGCCAAACCGTCTTCATCACCACTGTACTGAGCTTCTACAATGACAtcaggggtgggggagggcTCTGTTGTTTTGAGCTTCAATGGTGTCTGTCCAAGAGCACTTTGGGAAGTATTCAGTCCTTCAACATCTGCTTCTGACTTTAACACCTACATAGCAAGACCGCAGCATCAATTTAAAATCCTCAGAAACATATTATTACTCCAATAACAAGTCCATGTAATATAAATTTCATATATTTCATTAATCTTCTACACCAAGAATAAAAGAAGTGTGAGACTGCCTTTAAAGCAGAaatccggtgatttttcacgtAGATTAGCAACACAacctaggtaaaaccgattgtttacaggtttttgttttttttgtcatacCGAAAGTACTCAGTGACCATGAGAAACGGAGATCGGTGTGAAAAATCGCCGTATTTCTGCTTTAAAGGCAGAGATGAGAAATTACCTTCCACTGTTCAGGGGGGAGAACCTGCACCACTACCACATCTCCAGTCAGTGCCCTGTTGCGAGACACAACTCCATCCAGAAATATATCTGCTGTGCCATCCTGTAGCATGGTAGATTCCAGTTAGTCATCACTTACCGACTGGATATTTTCAATATCAGGGTAAGCCCTTTGTTTCACAAGGTATAAAAATTATACCTTGAAATATCATTATTCATGaatctatttgtttgtttaatctACATCCACTgagggattaaaaatgtttcaTGGTAAATGGTCATTCTTAGATATTCTTGGTATACTTGTTATAGGTGTGTTGGAGTTGACATCTGAAAGAAATCGCCATAATGTTAAATATTTGTATACAATGTGTAGTGTTTATTATTGTTCCTTGCCTTTGATTAATCGGTTATGTAAGACTGGTTAGGTAAGTTGCATcattatatactgtagtgtACTATTTATAGCATATATAGTTTATATATGTGTTGGGAGTGGACAAAAACTGTCTGACTGAAAACAACAATACAAGTTTTACAACTATAGCAGTTTTTATGATATTCAAATTTGTGGACATTTTGTTGTTGGACTATTACttagtttgatgcacatctgaAGTTTCCTTATTATTGCTAAATATTTTCAACCCGGTCAGTTATATTTCTGATTTCAAATTCCCACCATTTCCGTTAAATGATTATTCCGTTTTATGATTATTCTGTGCTTTATTTGACATCACAATTATAATTACAGAATGCCCTAGTGTGGTCCTGTTTTCTGCCTTTCTTCATCACAGGATGAAAATGACTGGAAAATGCGTTTTGCACCAACAAATGCTTTTTATCTGGTTGTTTTCCCCCCCTTATGAGCCGGTAAGTCTCCAGACAAGTATTCAATAAAATCGCATATTTTGAGGTAGACATGTTTGCAGATAATGTCAAACGCTTATCCTGATTGTGAAACTATCCGAATACACTTTAACAAAACATACATCTGTAGTAACAAACTatagacacacaaatgcagggGAGtctcaaaaaaacattttggagAAATACTCACTGGAGATGGAACAAATGCCTCTTGGAATTTTCTAGGGTTGATTCTTAGTGACCcctaaataagaaaaaaaaaaaagatcaattGGTTATAAATATGCACTTGCAAACAAAATATAACTACTTATGTAGAAAAGAATGCACCTGAATGAGTTCTCCTCTTTTCAAGCCAGATGAAACATCATGAACACTCATGTATTCTTCGAAAACCCTCTTTTTtgatcctcttcctcccctaGTCTTTTTAGCTTTTTCATTAGAACACATATTTGACCCTAAAACGCAAAGAAGTAAACACAAGTTATGACTTAATCAATGTATAACAGGTACAACACATTCTGTAACAGGCCTATGTTAAAATGAAGGCATTTAATTTCTCAACCTCACCCCAAAAAACTAAGTGAATACTGTTGTATCTAAACAACATTACCTTGTGGTTTCTGGTTTTTAAGAGGGGTTGTAATGTTTGCTTCACACCCCCAATCATTCTCTGAACCGAGAGCTGCATCCAGCTTATTCTCTGCATTAGCCTTAGAGGCACTCTTTTTCTTTGCCTTTTTCTTGCTCTGGTCCTTTCTGGTCTTTGCGTCATTTTCAAGAGGCTGCTGAGAGTTACATTTTGAGCCCAAAGCTGTGTCTTCCTCTGTATTATGCCTCTGTGAGCTTCCTTTGTGATTCAAGACTTCACCTTTCTGCTTGCTCCCTTGGTGATTGCCTTCATCTAAATCTACGATTCCATCTAGATTGGACATCTCATCTCTCCAGTTTTCGTGGTTATGCTTTCTGTCTACAGGGGACTGCTCTTGTCTGATAGATTTCTCCAAACATTTTCCCTTTTTGTTCTGACGTACTGAGGTGTCACTTGAATCTGCACACTCAATAAAAGGTGGTCCTCGTGTCCTCCTGTTTTTATCACCTGGAAAGCACGCGGGTGGATGTTGCGGACCGGTCTCATCATCGTGTATCAGTGATGTTGGCTGAGAAAACTGTTCCAGGTAAGATCGGAATTTGATGCTTTGGTGTTGACTGAGCAGCCTGGCATAGGCATCTTTTTGAGACGGTATGGGATGTTGATCGCGTTTCGCTTCTCGGGAGCGCGCGGAGGATCTCCCTTTCATAGATTCCATTATATTCGCTTATAAAACCTGGAAATATACAGCAGTCAAGTTTACCATGACCATCAGACGGTGACAACTTTATAACCTTACACAAGAACACTACTAGGGATAGCATGACCTCTAAGTCCAGTCATTACTAGTCAAATGACTAGCGTTAACGTAACAGACAAATTGTCACTACTTAACGATAACAGACAAGTGTAACGTTAAAAAGTTAAAGAGAAAGCAGGATGACCGGTGCCATTAGGTAACGTTAACCTAAtgctgctaacgttaacgttaccgaTAGCAACACACGATTGTTCGGTTAGCTAACGAACCATCATATCGATAGCCATCGTGAAAATAACCTGTACACGGGTTTCATTGACTTAATTTACCACTTTTCACGGGCATGATATTGTAATGCTCGCACATATGCAACTATGACTTGCCTGGTCGATGACTAACGCCAACTTGTATTTCAGTTTGTAGCGCAGCTCTCGATAACAAACCTGCTCTTCCGGGGGAGAGGTCATTCAGAAGCGTTGCATGCTGGGACTCAGAGTTTTTATACGCCGTCTCAcccttcttttactgtctatgcgtcTCACCTGTCTGCTTGATGACCGCAAAGATACTTTAGTTTAACAAAGAGTTGATGTAGTATAACtagtagactagcctacattaTGAGGGAGTGATCCATTTGTGttatttacactgttgatttgtcAACCAATAAATTAAATGGAGCTTGAAATGTAGAAATGATGTGTAGCCTATAGCTGCAGGAAAGTGGCACAATTAAGACAGTATAGTCATAAAGTGGCAGTGGTATGAGAATGAGCAACGGTGCCATGTATGAGCAGATGCATTTTAAATGCAGAGGGTTCAACTAACTCCCCCATTATGGATGGTATGATATTCATATTAATTATTGTATTATTAACTAATATCTAAATGTTCTGATTGAATTGACTTATGTTCCTGAATAAGAAATATAGAGCAGAAATAGGAGGCAATATTCCCTAACCAATTAGAAACAGCACTATCTGCTGGTAAAGGTAAAAGAGAAATAGCTGATTTTCTGACTGTCATGACATTACACATGACACAAGTATTTTATTACCTGATTGACATCCTGGGTAAAGCCAGAGGAACCTGTTGAATAAATTTGAATTTACTCCGCAGATCTGTCTGGAGATCCCGCCATTGAAGCTGAcaaatcaccaaaaacccaggaaccAGTCACAACCAGCATGGGGCGGCATTATAttaagacagacagaggagtatAGTAGTGCTGttcaacacaaccaatggctgcaCTGAAGGCATCAGTGATATATGATATAgatttttctttgaaattgagtaaacaactgcatttaaaacaaaGATGCATTTGCTATACTTCTGAAAAGACTGGGTTTAAGTTTAATTTCTACATTACACCCCTTGGAAGTGAAACTGGAAGTGAATTAAGATTACACTGATTTGTAAAAATGCTCTTATATCAGTGGTTCTTCCCAAAAACCAAGGCCTCTCTGAGAAACCACTTCATTTGAACATGAAAGTTTAAACAGACATCAAGTGGATGGACCCCTGTGCTTAATAGACAAAAGCATGAGAatagagatgagaaagagaggtcACATGCAGGCAGAAGAGATGGAGGCTTTTTTGTTGTTAACGTGTTAACTAGCCCTTTTCTTGATTTATTACCCAGGTTATGTTGCTGATCGAGTCATAAATGACCACAACACGGAAGAGGTAAGAATTAGCTGgtacaaagacaaagacattttatgtgagagtaaggtatttgtgttttttttttctttcaatttatgagtatggtgtttgtgtctggtttccctaatgtatttgtgctaatttcacatcttgagcctgtttctgtttatctggttgttttgcctcatgccacccttgaattaatcagtgcctcaccagtgccacccttgttaaaaatgtctagaatcgccactgtaCTCAAGGATTTGTCTCATCTGCGATCTGCAAAAAAGCAATTTACAGCAAAGTTGTCACTATATGCTATTCAGCATACTCCGGTCTAAACTGCAGCATTTGATGTCGTTTTGATCCCAACGAAAATGTACACTTGTTATCATCTAAAAATAGTCCCTAGGTTGTTGTTAGACCGGAGTTTCTCTATCTGCTGACAGTGCATTGTTTATTTACTGTCTTATATATGCTTTCACACTTCCTCTTGTGCTTACGTCAACATTAAATTACCTGGGGAATGTTCAGATAAAATATCTCCCATCTGATTAAATGCTTACCCTTTATATTTGAAATTTACCAAGGGCATGGACTAAGACTTTAGTGTTGGTAATTGAAATAGGAATTCAGATAGTAAAagttaaataaatgtatttattgtttGAAAAACAGTAGTTTATACAGTGTAACAGAGTAATATAAAAAGACATGTGTAGAATCACAATTTCTGATCATTTCAATGTGAAATTGTAAAAAAATTTGGGACATCCATGCAACAGAAAATCTATTGACTACCATTGTTCTTTGTTTTCAGCACTTGGACCTGtgccctgaaaaaaaaatcaaaataagaaCAATGTCATGTTTTATCTCATTAAGTTTTATCTGACAACTCAAGGGTCAACATAAAGTGGTCACTAAACCCAAACTAAAACATATGCTCGCTATTGGAGT from Alosa alosa isolate M-15738 ecotype Scorff River chromosome 1, AALO_Geno_1.1, whole genome shotgun sequence harbors:
- the dis3l2 gene encoding DIS3-like exonuclease 2 isoform X2, with translation MESMKGRSSARSREAKRDQHPIPSQKDAYARLLSQHQSIKFRSYLEQFSQPTSLIHDDETGPQHPPACFPGSNMCSNEKAKKTRGGRGSKKRVFEEYMSVHDVSSGLKRGELIQGSLRINPRKFQEAFVPSPDGTADIFLDGVVSRNRALTGDVVVVQVLPPEQWKVLKSEADVEGLNTSQSALGQTPLKLKTTEPSPTPDVIVEAQYSGDEDGLAQGVRNISLQGKAPDTPQKADHDCNSRASTERVLQRTGKVVYIVEQKHSRAASGFIKFLPDKNFAMFAPVDHRVPRVNVPLADCPADFVSRPGDYANTLFVCRITHWPADNNFAEGRLAKTLGQAGEIEPETEGILMEYDVDFSEFSDDVLACLPQALPWTIPPEEIARRRDLRKECIFTIDPATARDLDDALSCKQLPDGNFEVGVHIADVSYFVEEGNALDFIASRRATSVYLVQKVIPMLPRLLCEELCSLNPLTDRLTFSVIWKLSPEGKILSEWFGRSVIRSCIKLSYDHAQSMIDAPDKLFTVEELPPCDPEHPIDEIHQAVLNLHAIAKRLRAQRFEGGALRLDQLKLAFTLDRESGMPQGCYIYQYRDSNKLVEEFMLLANMATAHQLYRTFPELALLRRHPPPQTKMIDDLQEFCDQMGLNIDFSSAGALHNSLHETLGNDEYTSARKEVLTNMCSRPMQMAVYFCTGVLKDETLFRHYALNVPLYTHFTSPIRRYADVIVHRLLAASIGAGSRLGLTGEEVHKQATHCNDKKTASKRVQELSSELFFSVFVKESGPLESEAMVMGMLDQSFDVLVLRYGVQKRIYCNALEGLESHHYRKVGKRPEMTLVWAAEDPTKGPIRQELSVFTLIDVQLRADKVPTKYSAVTKRPEQAP
- the dis3l2 gene encoding DIS3-like exonuclease 2 isoform X1; this translates as MESMKGRSSARSREAKRDQHPIPSQKDAYARLLSQHQSIKFRSYLEQFSQPTSLIHDDETGPQHPPACFPGDKNRRTRGPPFIECADSSDTSVRQNKKGKCLEKSIRQEQSPVDRKHNHENWRDEMSNLDGIVDLDEGNHQGSKQKGEVLNHKGSSQRHNTEEDTALGSKCNSQQPLENDAKTRKDQSKKKAKKKSASKANAENKLDAALGSENDWGCEANITTPLKNQKPQGSNMCSNEKAKKTRGGRGSKKRVFEEYMSVHDVSSGLKRGELIQGSLRINPRKFQEAFVPSPDGTADIFLDGVVSRNRALTGDVVVVQVLPPEQWKVLKSEADVEGLNTSQSALGQTPLKLKTTEPSPTPDVIVEAQYSGDEDGLAQGVRNISLQGKAPDTPQKADHDCNSRASTERVLQRTGKVVYIVEQKHSRAASGFIKFLPDKNFAMFAPVDHRVPRVNVPLADCPADFVSRPGDYANTLFVCRITHWPADNNFAEGRLAKTLGQAGEIEPETEGILMEYDVDFSEFSDDVLACLPQALPWTIPPEEIARRRDLRKECIFTIDPATARDLDDALSCKQLPDGNFEVGVHIADVSYFVEEGNALDFIASRRATSVYLVQKVIPMLPRLLCEELCSLNPLTDRLTFSVIWKLSPEGKILSEWFGRSVIRSCIKLSYDHAQSMIDAPDKLFTVEELPPCDPEHPIDEIHQAVLNLHAIAKRLRAQRFEGGALRLDQLKLAFTLDRESGMPQGCYIYQYRDSNKLVEEFMLLANMATAHQLYRTFPELALLRRHPPPQTKMIDDLQEFCDQMGLNIDFSSAGALHNSLHETLGNDEYTSARKEVLTNMCSRPMQMAVYFCTGVLKDETLFRHYALNVPLYTHFTSPIRRYADVIVHRLLAASIGAGSRLGLTGEEVHKQATHCNDKKTASKRVQELSSELFFSVFVKESGPLESEAMVMGMLDQSFDVLVLRYGVQKRIYCNALEGLESHHYRKVGKRPEMTLVWAAEDPTKGPIRQELSVFTLIDVQLRADKVPTKYSAVTKRPEQAP